The Desulfuromonas versatilis genome has a segment encoding these proteins:
- the ileS gene encoding isoleucine--tRNA ligase yields the protein MDYKDTLNLPVTDFPMRGNLPQREPEILKKWQEMDLYGKLEQAKKDRPNFTLHDGPPYANGHTHIGHALNKILKDIVIKSRRMQGHYAPYVPGWDCHGLPIELMVDKKLGNKKRELSKAEFRKLCREYASEWVGIQSAEFQRLGVLGEWDNPYLTMSTHYEAATARELARFAERGGLFKGKKPVHWCSSCVTALAEAEVEYADHSSPSIYVKFPYLGELPEQLAPLQGKKLSFVIWTTTPWTIPANLGICLNPELPYVAVEVDGELLVMAEGLVEPVMKTLGSESYRVAATFAASLFEKRSARHPFYERDSLIILGDHVTLEAGTGCVHTAPGHGQDDYMVGLQYGLEIYNPVDNYGRYLEDLEFFGGKKVPEVNPEVIAKLEEAGALLKQAKLSHSYPHCWRCKKPIIFRATEQWFISMDANELRQKSLKHIGEVQWIPRWGRERIYGMIENRPDWCISRQRSWGVPITVFYCEKCGESLADGKTMHHVANLFEEGGSDLWYQKSAKELLPEGTVCPKCQHDGFTQEMDILDVWFDSGVSHAAVLERRDYLKSPADLYLEGSDQHRGWFHSSLLASVGTRDTAPYKAVLTHGFVVDGNGKKMSKSMGNVIAPEEVIKKFGAEILRLWVAAQDYRDDIRISQEILQRLSDAYRRIRNTARYILGNLHGFDPLADSVPDGDLLEIDRWALSRLEGLVKRVEKSYDDYEFHILYHAVHNFCSVDMSAFYLDVLKDRLYTAPKKSLARRSAQTAMYRILDALTRLIAPVLSFTADEIWQYLPGERQESVHLAGFPRFEASLVDPQLEERYERLLEVRSDVSKALELARNEKLIGHSLDARVLIEAPAGPVRELLEAYREELATLCIVSQAELAEGLSDAVAGEEVAGLKVKVEKAPGEKCERCWNYLPTVGRSDAHPTVCHRCEEALS from the coding sequence ATGGACTATAAAGACACGCTCAACCTGCCTGTGACCGATTTCCCCATGCGCGGCAACCTGCCCCAGCGCGAGCCGGAGATCCTCAAGAAGTGGCAGGAAATGGACCTGTACGGCAAACTTGAGCAGGCCAAAAAAGACCGCCCCAACTTCACCCTGCACGACGGCCCCCCCTACGCCAACGGTCACACCCATATCGGCCACGCCCTGAACAAGATTCTCAAGGACATCGTCATCAAGAGTCGGCGCATGCAGGGGCACTACGCCCCCTACGTGCCGGGCTGGGACTGCCACGGCCTGCCCATCGAGCTGATGGTCGACAAGAAGCTCGGCAACAAGAAACGCGAACTCTCCAAGGCCGAGTTCCGCAAGCTGTGCCGCGAATACGCCAGCGAGTGGGTCGGCATCCAGAGCGCCGAGTTCCAGCGCCTCGGCGTGCTCGGCGAGTGGGACAACCCCTACCTGACCATGAGCACCCATTACGAGGCGGCCACCGCCCGGGAACTGGCCCGCTTCGCCGAGCGCGGCGGCCTGTTCAAGGGGAAGAAACCGGTCCACTGGTGCTCGTCCTGCGTCACCGCCCTGGCCGAGGCCGAGGTCGAATACGCCGACCACAGCTCGCCCTCGATCTACGTCAAGTTCCCCTACCTCGGCGAGCTGCCCGAACAGCTGGCGCCGCTGCAGGGCAAAAAGCTCAGCTTCGTCATCTGGACCACCACCCCCTGGACCATCCCCGCCAACCTCGGCATTTGCCTCAACCCCGAGCTCCCCTACGTGGCGGTGGAGGTGGACGGCGAGCTGCTGGTGATGGCCGAGGGACTGGTCGAGCCGGTGATGAAGACGCTGGGCAGCGAATCCTACCGGGTGGCGGCGACCTTCGCCGCCTCGCTGTTCGAGAAACGCAGCGCCCGCCACCCCTTCTACGAGCGCGACTCGCTGATCATCCTCGGCGACCACGTCACCCTCGAGGCCGGCACCGGCTGCGTTCACACCGCCCCCGGTCACGGCCAGGACGACTACATGGTCGGCCTGCAGTACGGCCTGGAGATCTACAACCCGGTGGACAACTACGGCCGCTACCTGGAGGATCTCGAATTCTTCGGCGGCAAGAAGGTCCCCGAGGTCAACCCCGAGGTGATCGCCAAGCTAGAGGAAGCTGGCGCCCTGCTCAAGCAGGCCAAGCTCTCTCACAGCTACCCCCACTGCTGGCGCTGCAAGAAACCGATCATCTTCCGCGCCACCGAGCAGTGGTTCATCTCCATGGACGCCAACGAGCTGCGGCAGAAGTCGCTCAAGCACATCGGCGAGGTGCAGTGGATACCCCGCTGGGGCCGCGAACGCATCTACGGCATGATCGAGAACCGCCCCGACTGGTGCATCAGCCGCCAGCGCAGCTGGGGGGTGCCGATTACCGTCTTCTACTGCGAGAAGTGCGGCGAGTCGCTGGCCGACGGCAAGACCATGCATCACGTGGCCAATCTCTTCGAAGAGGGCGGCAGCGATCTCTGGTACCAGAAGAGCGCCAAGGAGCTGCTCCCCGAGGGGACGGTCTGCCCCAAGTGCCAGCACGACGGCTTCACCCAGGAGATGGACATCCTCGACGTCTGGTTCGACTCGGGGGTTTCCCACGCCGCGGTGCTTGAGCGGCGCGACTACCTCAAATCCCCCGCCGACCTTTACCTCGAAGGCTCGGACCAGCACCGCGGCTGGTTCCACTCGAGCCTGCTCGCCTCGGTGGGCACCCGTGACACCGCCCCCTACAAGGCGGTGCTGACCCACGGCTTCGTGGTCGACGGCAACGGCAAGAAGATGTCCAAGTCGATGGGCAACGTCATCGCCCCCGAGGAGGTCATCAAGAAATTCGGCGCCGAGATCCTGCGCCTGTGGGTCGCCGCCCAGGACTACCGCGACGACATCCGCATCAGCCAGGAGATCCTGCAGCGGCTCTCCGACGCCTACCGGCGCATCCGCAACACCGCCCGCTACATCCTGGGCAACCTGCACGGCTTCGACCCGCTGGCCGACAGCGTCCCCGACGGCGACCTGCTCGAGATCGACCGCTGGGCCCTCTCGAGGCTCGAGGGGCTGGTCAAGCGCGTCGAGAAGTCCTACGACGACTACGAATTCCACATCCTCTACCACGCGGTGCACAACTTCTGCAGCGTCGACATGAGCGCCTTCTACCTCGACGTGCTCAAGGACCGTCTCTACACCGCGCCGAAAAAGAGCCTGGCGCGGCGCAGTGCGCAGACCGCCATGTACCGCATCCTCGACGCCCTGACCCGGCTGATCGCCCCGGTGCTCTCCTTCACCGCCGACGAGATCTGGCAGTACCTGCCCGGCGAGCGCCAGGAGAGCGTGCACCTGGCCGGCTTCCCCCGCTTCGAGGCGAGCCTGGTCGACCCCCAACTCGAGGAGCGCTATGAGCGCCTGCTTGAGGTGCGCTCCGACGTTTCCAAGGCCCTGGAGCTGGCCCGCAACGAAAAGCTGATCGGCCACTCCCTCGACGCCCGGGTGTTGATCGAGGCCCCGGCCGGCCCTGTCCGCGAGTTGCTCGAAGCCTATCGGGAGGAGCTGGCCACCCTGTGCATCGTCTCCCAGGCCGAACTGGCCGAGGGGTTGAGCGACGCCGTGGCCGGCGAGGAGGTGGCGGGACTCAAGGTCAAGGTGGAAAAGGCGCCCGGCGAGAAGTGCGAGCGCTGCTGGAACTACCTGCCGACGGTCGGCCGGAGCGATGCCCACCCCACCGTGTGCCACCGCTGCGAGGAAGCGCTTTCCTGA
- a CDS encoding thioredoxin domain-containing protein, with protein MRAIFVWGLGVALLVLGMGQVAARAETGGVKSPAEICPLTIGSMVPPVTLKNLDGQPFDLASAVREKPTILIFYRGGW; from the coding sequence ATGCGCGCAATCTTCGTTTGGGGTCTGGGAGTTGCTCTGCTGGTTCTCGGGATGGGTCAGGTCGCCGCTCGCGCGGAGACCGGCGGGGTGAAATCCCCCGCGGAGATCTGTCCGCTGACCATCGGCAGCATGGTCCCGCCAGTCACGCTGAAAAACCTCGACGGCCAGCCCTTCGACCTGGCCTCGGCGGTACGCGAGAAACCGACTATTCTGATTTTTTATCGCGGCGGCTGGTGA
- a CDS encoding ribbon-helix-helix protein, CopG family, giving the protein MGKTVENPKKFIISCRIDDQEMQLLQELAKEANTSISNLLRQSLTMLDSGTVSSQAVNA; this is encoded by the coding sequence ATGGGCAAGACCGTCGAGAATCCGAAGAAGTTCATCATCTCCTGCCGCATCGACGACCAGGAAATGCAGCTGCTCCAGGAACTGGCCAAGGAGGCCAACACCAGCATCTCCAACCTGCTGCGCCAGAGCCTCACCATGCTCGATAGCGGGACTGTCTCCTCCCAGGCCGTCAACGCCTGA
- the nhaA gene encoding Na+/H+ antiporter NhaA, whose amino-acid sequence MLFKLSVLMQPFEDFFKRQASGGIVLMGATLLALLLANSPARDFYHHFWEIELTLGAAGFGLTQTLHHWINDGLMAVFFFVVGLEIKREFLAGELASARKAALPISAALGGMLVPALLYHLLNLQGPESHGWGIPMATDIAFALGIIALLGSRIPRSLAIFLTALAIVDDLGAVLVIALFYTGDISEGALALAGFLFLVLLAGNRMGIQSPNYYALVGFAMWVAMLKSGIHASIAGVLIGATIPVHPRHREKEFLSRAAQLITRLRSIEEHPGPFQKEEKLGTLLALEHICHDAMSPLQRMEHEMNAWVIFGVMPIFALANAGVSLDPAGLAASLSQPVTLGVALGLLVGKPLGIVLFSWLAVRLNLAELPNSASWLQMLGIGLLGGIGFTMSLFITNLAFHQADLITDAKVGIFAASLLAGLVGYGLLYRAAWPRRKKLP is encoded by the coding sequence TTTCTACCACCATTTCTGGGAAATCGAACTGACCCTCGGGGCGGCCGGTTTCGGCTTGACCCAAACCCTCCACCACTGGATCAACGACGGCCTGATGGCGGTCTTTTTCTTCGTCGTCGGCCTGGAGATCAAACGCGAGTTTCTCGCCGGCGAACTTGCCTCGGCGCGCAAGGCGGCCCTGCCCATCTCCGCGGCCCTGGGGGGCATGCTGGTGCCGGCCCTGCTCTACCACCTGCTCAATCTCCAGGGGCCAGAGTCCCACGGCTGGGGGATCCCCATGGCCACGGACATCGCTTTCGCCCTGGGGATCATCGCCCTGCTCGGCAGCCGCATCCCCCGCAGCCTGGCGATTTTCCTCACCGCCCTGGCCATCGTCGACGACTTGGGCGCGGTGCTGGTAATCGCCCTGTTTTATACCGGCGACATCTCCGAAGGGGCCCTGGCCCTCGCCGGTTTTCTGTTCCTGGTGCTGCTGGCCGGCAACCGCATGGGGATTCAGAGCCCCAACTACTACGCCCTGGTCGGCTTCGCCATGTGGGTCGCCATGCTCAAATCGGGGATTCACGCTTCCATCGCCGGGGTGCTGATCGGCGCCACTATCCCGGTCCACCCCCGGCACCGGGAAAAGGAGTTTCTCTCCCGGGCAGCCCAGCTCATCACCCGCCTGCGCAGCATCGAAGAACACCCCGGCCCCTTTCAGAAAGAGGAGAAGCTCGGCACCCTGCTGGCCCTGGAACACATCTGCCATGACGCCATGAGCCCGCTGCAGCGCATGGAGCACGAGATGAACGCCTGGGTCATCTTCGGCGTCATGCCCATCTTCGCCCTGGCCAATGCCGGGGTCTCCCTCGATCCGGCCGGACTGGCAGCCTCGCTCTCCCAACCCGTCACTCTGGGGGTGGCCCTCGGCCTGCTGGTGGGCAAGCCCCTGGGTATCGTGCTGTTCTCCTGGCTCGCGGTGCGTCTAAACCTGGCCGAGCTGCCCAACAGCGCTTCCTGGCTGCAGATGCTGGGAATCGGCCTGCTCGGCGGCATCGGCTTTACCATGAGCCTGTTCATCACCAACCTGGCGTTCCACCAGGCGGACCTGATCACCGATGCCAAGGTCGGCATCTTCGCCGCCTCGCTGCTGGCCGGTCTGGTCGGCTACGGGCTGCTCTACCGCGCGGCCTGGCCACGCCGGAAGAAACTCCCCTGA
- a CDS encoding PEP/pyruvate-binding domain-containing protein, whose amino-acid sequence MDSAIRVTTGYAGLDKILDGLRIGDNVVWKVDSMADYRYFVGPFVDAALREGKRVIYMRFGDHEPLLGASPSIVVHQLDPRRGFESFAARIHSILSEEGHGAFYVFDCLSDLLSAWATDYMVGNFFRVTCPYLFELDTVAYFALIRSRHSFQTIERIRDTTQVLIDVYNHEQSFHIHPLKVWQRRSPTMFLPHRKEGEQFLPLTASFEATDLFSSIARRDTENAQRHLDHWHRLFLQAQELAGDPAAQTEQQNMVSHICRHMIGREARILELAAECFCLQDLLDIKTRVIGTGFIGGKAVGMLLARQILLRAPDYHWEDHLEAHDSFFVGSNVYYSYIVHNGWWPLFMRQKKKETYFSAAAELRGKMLEGSFPATIREGFHKLLEYYGQYPIIVRSSSLLEDSFGNAFAGKYDSFFCVNQGTPEERLAQFEEAVRKIFASTMSEDALTYRQQRGLDQQDEQMALLIQRVSGAYRGHYFFPELAGVGVSYNTFVWDRGMDPQAGMLRLVLGLGTRAVDRVEGDYPRLIALDAPLKRPHKDQADTRRFSQRSVDLLDVVDNRLHTVSLLDLSRQGVDLPWQLYGVKDLETMRLLENRGRKGEQVWLLTFERLLADTPFASLMQRLLKTLERTYRYPVDVEFTVNFTPQGTARIDVVQCRPLQTKGEQVQVEIPEKIEPERIFFRSEGNFMGGNISQPLRWLVWVEPEEYVQLHMSDKYEIARLIGRLNKRLADRKDNPTLLLGPGRWGTSTPSLGVPISFSEINNFTALAEVAFSSGNLMPELSYGSHFFQDLVETDIFYLALFPENNKCFLNDAWRRAQPNALEGLMPASSRLKHVVKVYRAPKEGLRLMADVVSQQLVCFLER is encoded by the coding sequence ATGGATTCCGCAATCCGCGTCACTACCGGCTATGCCGGCCTGGACAAGATCCTCGACGGTCTGCGCATCGGCGACAACGTGGTGTGGAAGGTCGACTCCATGGCCGACTACCGCTACTTCGTCGGCCCCTTCGTCGATGCTGCCCTGCGCGAAGGCAAGCGGGTCATCTACATGCGTTTCGGCGACCACGAGCCGCTGCTGGGAGCCTCGCCGAGCATCGTCGTGCACCAGCTCGACCCGCGCCGCGGCTTCGAATCCTTCGCGGCGCGCATCCACAGCATCCTCAGCGAGGAAGGCCACGGCGCCTTCTACGTTTTCGACTGCCTCTCCGACCTGCTTTCGGCCTGGGCCACCGACTACATGGTCGGCAACTTCTTCCGCGTCACCTGCCCCTACCTGTTCGAGCTGGACACGGTGGCCTATTTCGCCCTGATCCGCAGCCGCCACTCGTTCCAGACCATCGAGCGCATCCGCGACACCACCCAGGTGCTGATCGACGTCTACAACCACGAGCAGAGCTTCCACATCCACCCGCTCAAGGTCTGGCAGCGCCGCTCACCGACCATGTTCCTGCCGCACCGCAAGGAGGGCGAGCAGTTCCTGCCCCTGACCGCCAGCTTCGAGGCCACCGACCTGTTCAGCAGCATCGCCCGGCGCGACACGGAAAACGCCCAGCGCCACCTCGACCACTGGCACCGGCTGTTTCTTCAGGCTCAGGAACTGGCCGGCGACCCCGCCGCCCAAACCGAGCAGCAAAACATGGTCAGCCACATCTGCCGGCACATGATCGGCCGCGAAGCCCGTATCCTCGAGCTGGCCGCCGAGTGCTTCTGCCTGCAGGATCTGCTCGACATCAAGACGCGGGTGATCGGCACCGGCTTTATTGGCGGCAAGGCGGTGGGGATGCTGCTGGCCCGGCAGATCCTGCTGCGCGCCCCCGACTACCACTGGGAGGACCACCTGGAGGCCCACGACTCCTTTTTCGTCGGCTCCAACGTCTACTACTCCTACATCGTGCACAACGGCTGGTGGCCGCTGTTCATGCGCCAGAAGAAGAAAGAGACCTACTTCAGCGCCGCCGCCGAACTGCGGGGGAAAATGCTCGAGGGGAGCTTCCCGGCAACGATCCGCGAAGGCTTCCACAAGCTGCTCGAATACTACGGGCAGTATCCGATTATCGTCCGCTCCAGTTCGCTGCTCGAGGACAGCTTCGGCAACGCCTTCGCCGGCAAGTACGACAGCTTCTTCTGCGTCAACCAGGGCACCCCCGAAGAACGCCTGGCCCAGTTTGAGGAGGCGGTGCGCAAGATCTTCGCCAGCACCATGAGCGAAGACGCCCTCACCTACCGGCAACAGCGGGGGCTCGACCAGCAGGACGAGCAGATGGCGCTGCTCATCCAGCGGGTCTCCGGCGCCTACCGGGGTCATTACTTCTTTCCCGAACTGGCCGGGGTCGGCGTTTCCTACAATACCTTTGTCTGGGACAGGGGGATGGACCCCCAGGCCGGAATGCTGCGCCTGGTGCTGGGGCTGGGCACCCGGGCGGTCGACCGGGTCGAGGGGGACTACCCGCGGCTGATCGCCCTCGATGCCCCCCTGAAGCGCCCCCACAAGGACCAGGCGGATACCCGCAGGTTCTCCCAGCGCAGCGTCGATCTGCTCGACGTGGTCGACAACCGCCTGCATACGGTCTCACTGCTCGACCTGTCCCGGCAGGGGGTGGATTTGCCCTGGCAGCTTTACGGAGTGAAAGACCTGGAGACCATGCGCCTGCTGGAGAATCGCGGCCGCAAGGGGGAGCAGGTCTGGCTGCTGACCTTCGAGCGCCTGCTCGCCGACACCCCCTTCGCCTCACTGATGCAGCGGCTGCTGAAAACCCTGGAAAGGACCTACCGCTACCCGGTGGATGTCGAATTCACGGTCAATTTCACTCCGCAGGGCACGGCCCGCATCGACGTGGTGCAGTGCCGCCCGCTGCAGACCAAGGGAGAGCAGGTTCAGGTAGAGATCCCCGAGAAAATCGAACCGGAGAGGATCTTCTTCCGCAGCGAGGGGAACTTCATGGGCGGCAACATCTCCCAGCCGCTGCGCTGGCTGGTCTGGGTCGAGCCCGAGGAATACGTCCAGCTGCACATGTCGGACAAGTACGAGATCGCCCGCCTTATCGGCCGCCTCAACAAGCGCCTGGCCGACCGCAAAGACAACCCCACCCTGCTGCTCGGGCCGGGACGCTGGGGCACCTCCACGCCATCGCTGGGGGTGCCGATCTCCTTTTCGGAGATCAACAACTTCACTGCGCTGGCCGAAGTCGCCTTTTCCAGCGGGAACCTTATGCCCGAGCTCTCCTACGGCTCCCACTTCTTCCAGGACCTTGTGGAGACCGACATCTTCTACCTGGCCCTGTTCCCCGAAAACAACAAATGCTTCCTCAACGACGCCTGGCGCAGGGCCCAGCCCAACGCCCTGGAAGGGCTGATGCCGGCCAGCAGTCGTCTCAAGCACGTGGTCAAGGTCTACCGGGCGCCGAAGGAGGGGCTGCGGTTGATGGCGGACGTGGTCTCCCAGCAACTGGTCTGCTTCCTCGAAAGGTAG
- the gdhA gene encoding NADP-specific glutamate dehydrogenase codes for MAPKIDEKVEPIFQEVLARNPGETEFHQAVREVLESLGPVLVKHPEFCHHKIIERICEPERQIIFRVPWQDDQGNVQINRGFRVEFNSALGPYKGGLRFHPSVYLGIIKFLGFEQIFKNALTGLPIGGGKGGSDFDPKGRSDDEIMRFCQSFMTELYRHLGEYTDVPAGDIGVGGREIGYMFGQYKRITNRYESGVLTGKGLSWGGSLVRPEATGYGATFFVDEMLKVRGDSFGGKTCTVSGSGNVAIYTIEKIHQLGGKVIACSDSNGYIVHERGIDLQLVQQLKEIERRRIKDYLNYHKDARFVEGGNIWDVPCQVAMPSATQNEINGKDAAKLVKNGCIAVGEGANMPTTPEGVKVFLESGIAYGPGKAANAGGVATSALEMQQNASRDSWTFEYTEQRLQQIMQNIHQLCYETAEEYGTPGNYVNGANIAGFIKVAHAMVALGLI; via the coding sequence ATGGCACCGAAAATCGATGAGAAGGTCGAACCCATTTTTCAGGAAGTTCTGGCCCGCAACCCCGGGGAGACGGAGTTTCACCAGGCGGTCCGCGAGGTGCTCGAGTCCCTCGGTCCGGTGCTGGTGAAGCACCCCGAGTTCTGCCATCACAAGATCATCGAGCGCATCTGCGAGCCGGAGCGGCAGATCATCTTCCGGGTGCCCTGGCAGGACGACCAGGGCAACGTGCAGATCAACCGCGGCTTCCGCGTCGAGTTCAACAGCGCCCTGGGCCCCTACAAGGGGGGGCTGCGCTTTCACCCCTCGGTCTACCTGGGGATCATCAAGTTTCTCGGCTTCGAGCAGATCTTCAAGAACGCCCTGACCGGCCTGCCCATCGGCGGCGGCAAGGGCGGCTCGGACTTCGACCCCAAGGGGCGCTCGGACGACGAGATCATGCGCTTCTGCCAGAGCTTCATGACCGAGCTGTACCGCCACCTGGGCGAGTACACCGATGTGCCCGCCGGCGACATCGGCGTCGGCGGCCGGGAGATCGGCTACATGTTCGGCCAGTACAAGCGCATCACCAACCGCTACGAGTCCGGGGTGCTGACCGGCAAGGGGCTCTCCTGGGGCGGTTCTCTGGTGCGCCCCGAGGCCACGGGCTATGGGGCCACCTTCTTCGTTGACGAGATGCTCAAGGTGCGCGGCGACTCCTTTGGCGGCAAGACCTGCACCGTCTCAGGCAGCGGCAACGTGGCCATCTACACCATCGAGAAGATCCATCAGCTCGGCGGCAAGGTCATCGCCTGCTCCGACTCCAACGGCTACATCGTCCACGAGCGGGGGATCGATCTGCAGCTGGTGCAGCAGCTCAAGGAGATCGAGCGCCGTCGCATCAAGGACTACCTCAACTATCACAAGGATGCCCGGTTCGTCGAAGGGGGCAATATCTGGGATGTACCCTGCCAGGTGGCGATGCCCTCGGCCACCCAGAACGAGATCAACGGCAAGGACGCCGCCAAGCTGGTGAAAAACGGCTGCATCGCCGTCGGCGAAGGGGCCAACATGCCCACCACTCCGGAGGGGGTCAAGGTGTTTCTCGAGTCGGGGATCGCCTACGGCCCTGGCAAGGCGGCCAACGCTGGCGGGGTGGCGACCAGCGCGCTGGAAATGCAGCAGAACGCCAGCCGCGATTCCTGGACCTTCGAGTACACCGAGCAGCGCCTGCAGCAGATCATGCAGAACATCCACCAGCTCTGTTACGAAACCGCCGAGGAGTACGGCACCCCGGGCAACTACGTCAACGGAGCCAACATCGCCGGCTTCATCAAGGTGGCCCATGCCATGGTGGCGCTGGGGTTGATCTAA
- the lspA gene encoding signal peptidase II — protein MPVRFRLLLIISAVVLVLDQATKLFIDSRFALYESLPVIDGFFAITYVRNKGAAFGMLADSSVRIPFFISVAVIAALGILWYLGKLREEQRLLHVALALVFSGAVGNLIDRIRLGEVIDFLDVYWRQYHWPAFNVADSAICVGVGLMLLDLWREERRRKLKD, from the coding sequence GTGCCCGTTCGCTTTCGCCTGCTGCTGATAATCTCCGCCGTGGTCCTGGTCCTCGACCAGGCCACCAAGCTGTTCATCGACAGCCGCTTCGCTCTCTACGAGTCGCTGCCGGTGATCGACGGCTTTTTCGCCATCACCTATGTACGCAACAAGGGCGCGGCCTTCGGCATGCTCGCCGACAGCTCCGTGCGCATCCCCTTCTTCATCAGCGTCGCGGTGATCGCCGCCCTGGGCATCCTCTGGTACCTGGGGAAACTCCGCGAGGAGCAGCGCCTGCTGCACGTCGCCCTGGCCCTGGTGTTCTCGGGAGCGGTAGGCAACCTCATCGACCGCATCCGCCTCGGCGAAGTCATCGATTTTCTCGACGTCTACTGGCGCCAGTACCACTGGCCCGCCTTCAACGTGGCCGATTCGGCCATCTGCGTGGGGGTGGGATTGATGCTGCTCGACCTGTGGCGTGAGGAGCGCCGGCGCAAGCTGAAGGATTGA
- a CDS encoding acyltransferase family protein — translation MSTFLNSLNYFRGIAIVLIVAGHCYAIAGWDIDSFGERACANLITGSTALFVFISGFLFHHLFATDFDLRRFLGKKFKDVLLPYLILSTPYIFYVVYSRGSGYHHGYVDQDWQAVIFYLATGRVIFAYWYIPFIILTFLLSPLHLRFIRCRRQLPIILLFLAVSALLHRPLDDVNTLQSVLYFTPAYLLGIWCSINRARVYRLFAGREFLLLLGAVALACLQAALHTSYGNFHKAPFAWGGIDIILFQKILLCLFFLVFLKRFEGRTIKPLGFLAKASFPIFFIHPFIIDLILTRQASQQPWPKFNFPLTVLAVTLGSILLAVAIRRLVPRYSRRIIGA, via the coding sequence ATGTCGACCTTTCTGAATTCCCTCAATTATTTTCGCGGCATCGCGATCGTGCTGATCGTTGCCGGCCACTGCTACGCAATCGCCGGTTGGGACATCGACTCCTTCGGCGAACGAGCCTGCGCCAACCTCATCACCGGCAGCACCGCGCTGTTCGTGTTCATCTCGGGGTTTCTCTTCCACCACCTGTTCGCCACCGATTTCGACCTCCGCCGCTTCCTTGGCAAGAAGTTCAAGGACGTGCTCCTGCCCTACCTGATCCTCTCCACCCCCTACATCTTTTACGTGGTCTATTCGCGGGGCTCGGGGTACCATCACGGCTACGTCGACCAGGACTGGCAGGCGGTGATATTCTACCTGGCCACCGGGCGGGTGATCTTCGCCTACTGGTACATCCCCTTCATCATCCTCACCTTCCTGCTCAGCCCGCTGCACCTGCGCTTCATCCGCTGCCGCCGGCAGCTGCCGATCATCCTGCTGTTCCTCGCCGTCTCGGCGCTGCTGCACCGGCCCCTCGACGACGTCAACACCCTGCAGTCGGTGCTCTATTTCACCCCGGCCTACCTGCTGGGGATCTGGTGTTCCATCAACCGGGCCCGGGTCTACCGGCTGTTCGCGGGGCGGGAATTTCTGCTGCTGTTAGGGGCCGTCGCCCTGGCCTGCCTGCAGGCGGCGCTGCACACCAGCTACGGCAACTTCCACAAGGCCCCCTTCGCCTGGGGCGGCATCGACATCATCCTGTTCCAGAAGATCCTGCTTTGCCTGTTTTTCCTGGTTTTTCTCAAGCGCTTCGAGGGCCGCACCATCAAGCCCCTGGGCTTCCTGGCCAAGGCCAGCTTCCCCATTTTCTTCATCCACCCCTTTATCATCGACCTGATCCTGACCCGCCAGGCGAGCCAGCAGCCTTGGCCCAAGTTCAACTTCCCGCTGACCGTTTTGGCGGTGACCCTCGGTTCGATCCTCCTGGCGGTGGCCATTCGTCGCCTGGTCCCCCGCTACAGCCGGCGGATCATCGGGGCCTAG